In one Micromonospora polyrhachis genomic region, the following are encoded:
- a CDS encoding DUF4333 domain-containing protein has product MAKPRRKIGKMLLITTGAVAVVIVAAVVLVRLFSTPVFDSKAMERGIAGVITKDFGEGDVTDVRCPSGQKVEKDATFTCTAKIKGAEKRVTIKVLNEQNGEYEVGQPH; this is encoded by the coding sequence GGCGGAAGATCGGCAAGATGCTGCTGATCACCACCGGTGCGGTGGCGGTCGTGATCGTGGCTGCCGTGGTGCTCGTACGCCTGTTCAGCACGCCGGTCTTCGACAGTAAGGCGATGGAACGGGGCATCGCCGGGGTGATCACGAAGGACTTCGGCGAAGGCGACGTCACCGACGTGCGGTGCCCGTCCGGTCAGAAGGTCGAGAAGGATGCCACCTTCACCTGCACGGCAAAGATCAAGGGAGCCGAGAAGCGGGTGACCATCAAGGTCCTCAACGAGCAGAACGGTGAGTACGAGGTGGGTCAGCCGCACTAG